In the genome of Bacteroidales bacterium, one region contains:
- a CDS encoding PCMD domain-containing protein: MDLEEWAEFPFSSGFYEEPAGGIWTTANKAVLLNPEIFKITTFKTGDAHHGNYAAKIVTDLADLPGPNDILQTGTLATGYFDEMALPPSNLKDGVPFTGRPYRLKGYFKYLPVKQDSCDVYSLLYKWNPSTKSRDTIAYAWKTDTITVKEWTKFDLPYHYYSEEVPDTISIIFAPSAGGDLFEGQVGSTLYIDDISLEFENGVEWMLMSEVVSKAYPNPASDRVTIELSGEIRQGRLILYSFQGNVCLNTGFTGNLAIIDVADLPSGSYYYHIIDSKKIVSGGSLIIAER; the protein is encoded by the coding sequence ATGGATTTGGAAGAATGGGCTGAATTTCCATTTTCATCAGGATTTTATGAAGAACCGGCCGGAGGGATCTGGACAACAGCGAACAAGGCCGTACTTTTAAATCCCGAGATATTCAAGATTACAACATTTAAAACCGGGGATGCCCATCACGGGAACTATGCCGCTAAAATTGTTACGGATCTGGCTGATCTGCCAGGCCCGAACGATATATTACAGACCGGAACGCTGGCCACCGGATATTTTGATGAAATGGCCCTGCCCCCTTCCAATCTGAAAGACGGAGTCCCATTCACTGGAAGACCGTACCGTTTAAAGGGATATTTCAAATACCTTCCTGTCAAACAGGACTCCTGCGACGTCTATTCGCTTTTGTATAAATGGAATCCGTCGACGAAGAGCCGGGATACGATCGCTTATGCCTGGAAGACCGATACCATCACGGTTAAAGAATGGACTAAGTTTGATCTTCCCTATCATTATTATTCGGAGGAGGTACCGGATACGATTTCGATCATTTTCGCCCCCAGTGCTGGTGGCGATCTGTTCGAAGGCCAGGTGGGCAGTACGTTGTATATTGATGATATTTCACTGGAGTTTGAAAACGGAGTTGAATGGATGCTCATGTCGGAGGTTGTTTCCAAAGCCTATCCAAATCCTGCGTCCGACAGGGTGACCATTGAATTGAGCGGGGAGATCAGGCAGGGTCGTTTGATCCTATACTCTTTTCAGGGAAATGTGTGCCTGAATACCGGATTTACAGGAAATCTGGCCATCATTGATGTTGCTGATCTGCCATCGGGCAGTTATTATTACCATATTATTGATTCAAAAAAGATCGTATCGGGAGGTTCATTGATCATTGCAGAAAGATAA
- a CDS encoding porin family protein — MNLLRTTILLLAFVVLVVWEGTAQNRSWGIKGGVNLGTPYMKPEEGSSGSLGLGPRLGAFVRQKFNEKLYFQLEVLYSVKGGNYKTPVSGDTLYEQVILGDTFYIPTWYEGWVEGEFGNRYIDFPLLARYQFSQRFSMLLGPQISYLIRGFNKGTADMQIGENYSTVYDEPFDISDKINKWDYSILLGTSYESRSRLNFDLGVSVGLRSIFEEGYSEMDGIVRNIYLSGTIGYRLSRAHPGTDPESTSATLSECVD, encoded by the coding sequence ATGAATCTTTTAAGAACAACAATCCTTCTATTGGCTTTTGTTGTCCTGGTCGTCTGGGAAGGCACTGCCCAGAACCGTTCCTGGGGAATCAAGGGAGGTGTGAACCTGGGGACTCCCTATATGAAACCTGAGGAGGGATCCTCCGGATCGCTCGGTCTGGGGCCCCGGCTGGGTGCATTTGTGCGGCAGAAATTCAATGAGAAACTTTATTTTCAGCTGGAGGTCCTCTATTCGGTGAAGGGAGGCAACTACAAGACTCCGGTCTCCGGTGACACGCTTTACGAGCAAGTCATACTCGGTGATACATTTTACATCCCGACGTGGTACGAAGGATGGGTGGAGGGGGAATTTGGCAACCGGTACATTGATTTCCCGCTGCTGGCCCGTTACCAGTTCAGCCAGCGCTTCAGCATGCTTCTGGGGCCCCAGATTTCCTATCTTATAAGAGGATTCAATAAAGGAACGGCTGACATGCAGATCGGTGAAAATTATTCCACGGTATACGATGAACCGTTTGACATTAGCGACAAGATCAATAAATGGGATTACAGCATTCTGCTGGGTACCAGTTATGAATCCCGTTCCAGGTTGAATTTCGATTTGGGAGTCAGTGTTGGCCTGCGGTCCATCTTTGAAGAGGGGTATTCCGAAATGGATGGCATCGTTCGCAACATCTATCTCTCCGGAACCATTGGCTATCGTCTCAGCCGGGCACATCCGGGTACCGATCCTGAAAGTACTTCCGCCACCCTCAGCGAGTGTGTTGATTGA
- a CDS encoding lamin tail domain-containing protein, whose product MKRTICSMLMLIALPSQAQLTDHFSDGNFTADPPWIGHSEAFRINADEQLQLYSSGSGTASLVTANSLADSTEWQFWIKMGFSPSSNNFTRIYLVADQPDLTGALNGYYLQFGESGANDALELFRQEGLNSSSVCRGREGGISTAFSLKIKVVHKSNDEWEVFSASDGSPAFQPEASGSGNFQSTPAFFGIMCTYTSSNSQKFYFDNFLIQYIQQDTVAPFVEQILAVASNQVGIFFSEIVNESDAVNPVNYRLASSGGTPEHAGLDQADPRRVILHFSSSFANGSVDELHISNIHDPAGNRMMDTTLPFSYYVPQPFDLLINEIMADPDPSSSLPPVEYLELYNVSGWPVNLEGWTISIAGKPKVFPQVCLPAKSYLLVTQNDDLNVLGPSVPLLSSSYALSNEGASLALANPGQQLIHAVTYHSEWCTDTWKKEGGWSLEMIDPLNPCGEEGNWTVCTDPAGGTPGRLNSAAGENSDTIPPRLSGIGIETGDLIRIEFSEKIDSSSLLLPSNYRIDPPGMQPVSVGSTGDYYQSVLARFPEPLEELVSYQLVLVDTMTDCTGNSLLPGATLPLGIPSLPGYMDIVINEILLNPFDQGADFIEIYNRTDRYFDLSGLVLARLDTTSQLLVSVHPVQTRCHLLAPGRYMALTPDPRAIFRQYPCPDPDAFIKMTGWPSFNQTASVIVLANKHDEQVIDRVSYRESLHFDLISNLDGISLERIHFDRPSDDPTNWHSASFSSGFATPGYQNSQFTNGITASDQWLTVVPELFTPDSDGVDDLLAICCSESEPGCVINIQVFDSEGMRIRNLVDNALMGMNNVFTWDGKDETGVRMRSGIYVIFARIFDLNGNGKAARRACVLVNQHTR is encoded by the coding sequence ATGAAACGCACAATCTGTTCCATGCTTATGCTAATCGCATTACCATCACAGGCACAGCTGACGGACCATTTTTCGGATGGCAATTTCACGGCAGATCCTCCCTGGATTGGCCATTCAGAAGCATTCAGAATCAATGCGGATGAACAGCTGCAGCTGTATTCCAGCGGATCCGGAACCGCTTCACTGGTAACGGCCAATTCCCTGGCCGACAGCACCGAATGGCAATTCTGGATCAAAATGGGATTCAGTCCCTCCTCCAATAACTTCACCCGGATCTATCTGGTTGCAGACCAGCCTGATCTTACCGGTGCCCTGAATGGGTATTACCTGCAATTCGGCGAATCAGGCGCAAACGATGCCCTGGAGCTCTTTCGCCAGGAAGGACTGAATTCATCCTCCGTATGCCGTGGCCGGGAAGGAGGTATTTCAACAGCTTTCTCTTTGAAAATCAAGGTCGTGCATAAAAGCAACGACGAATGGGAGGTCTTTTCTGCTTCCGACGGCTCCCCTGCGTTCCAGCCTGAAGCCTCCGGATCAGGCAATTTCCAGTCCACGCCAGCTTTCTTTGGGATCATGTGCACCTACACCAGCTCGAACAGTCAGAAATTTTATTTCGACAACTTCCTGATCCAGTACATCCAACAGGATACAGTGGCTCCTTTCGTTGAACAGATCCTGGCGGTTGCTTCCAACCAGGTCGGCATCTTCTTCTCCGAGATCGTGAATGAATCCGACGCTGTCAATCCCGTCAACTATCGCCTTGCCTCCAGTGGAGGGACTCCGGAGCATGCAGGCCTTGATCAGGCCGATCCGCGCCGCGTGATCCTGCACTTTTCCTCCTCTTTTGCCAACGGCTCTGTGGATGAGCTTCACATCAGCAACATTCACGATCCCGCAGGAAATCGTATGATGGATACCACCCTTCCGTTCTCATACTATGTGCCTCAGCCATTTGATCTTCTGATCAACGAGATCATGGCGGATCCCGATCCCTCTTCATCACTTCCTCCGGTAGAATACCTTGAGCTTTACAACGTTTCCGGCTGGCCTGTGAACCTTGAAGGATGGACAATCTCCATAGCAGGTAAACCAAAGGTGTTTCCTCAGGTATGTCTTCCGGCAAAGAGTTATTTACTTGTAACACAAAACGATGACCTGAACGTTTTGGGGCCTTCTGTTCCATTGCTTTCATCATCCTATGCGCTCAGCAACGAGGGCGCCTCCCTGGCGCTGGCCAACCCGGGGCAGCAACTGATCCACGCTGTTACCTATCATAGCGAATGGTGCACGGATACCTGGAAAAAAGAAGGGGGATGGTCACTTGAAATGATCGATCCGTTGAATCCCTGCGGGGAAGAAGGCAACTGGACCGTTTGCACCGATCCGGCAGGCGGAACACCGGGCAGGTTGAATTCAGCCGCTGGAGAGAACAGCGATACCATCCCCCCGCGATTATCCGGGATCGGAATTGAAACCGGCGACCTGATCCGGATCGAATTTTCGGAAAAAATAGATAGCAGCTCACTCCTGTTACCCTCGAATTACAGGATCGACCCTCCCGGGATGCAGCCGGTTTCGGTGGGCTCCACTGGTGATTATTATCAATCGGTTCTTGCACGTTTTCCTGAGCCCCTGGAGGAGCTGGTCTCCTACCAGCTGGTTCTGGTGGATACGATGACCGATTGTACCGGCAACAGCCTTCTGCCCGGGGCAACTTTACCTCTTGGGATCCCATCCCTGCCCGGTTATATGGACATCGTCATCAATGAGATCCTTCTGAATCCTTTTGACCAGGGAGCTGACTTCATTGAGATCTATAACCGGACAGACCGCTATTTCGATCTGTCGGGCCTGGTACTTGCGAGGCTTGACACCACCAGCCAGCTGTTGGTCTCCGTGCACCCGGTCCAGACCCGGTGCCATCTTCTGGCACCCGGCCGTTATATGGCGCTGACGCCGGATCCGCGCGCCATTTTCCGGCAGTATCCGTGTCCGGATCCCGACGCTTTCATCAAAATGACCGGATGGCCTTCCTTTAACCAGACAGCATCTGTGATCGTTCTGGCCAACAAGCACGATGAACAGGTAATCGATCGGGTGTCGTACCGCGAATCCCTGCACTTTGACCTGATCAGCAACCTGGATGGCATTTCACTGGAGCGCATCCATTTCGACCGGCCCTCCGATGACCCGACCAACTGGCACTCCGCCTCCTTTTCTTCAGGTTTTGCAACCCCCGGCTATCAAAATTCACAGTTCACGAATGGCATCACTGCATCGGATCAATGGCTGACAGTGGTTCCGGAGCTCTTCACTCCTGATAGCGATGGTGTGGATGATCTTCTGGCGATCTGCTGCTCAGAAAGCGAACCGGGATGTGTGATCAACATTCAGGTATTTGATTCAGAAGGGATGAGGATCAGGAACCTGGTCGACAATGCGCTGATGGGAATGAATAATGTGTTCACCTGGGATGGCAAGGATGAAACCGGTGTAAGGATGCGATCCGGGATATATGTCATTTTTGCCCGGATCTTCGACCTGAATGGAAACGGAAAGGCAGCCAGGCGCGCCTGTGTGCTTGTCAATCAACACACTCGCTGA
- a CDS encoding bifunctional riboflavin kinase/FAD synthetase, giving the protein MKIYRGIDEFKGTDFPVVTVGTFDGVHLGHQKIINRLKEVAEGKGGETVVITFEPHPRSVIYPDSWNLKLINSPQKKTELLQKTGIDHLVILPFTKELANMTSYEFIRQILVEGIKMKSIVVGFDHHFGKDRLGNHHSLRDFGNSLDFEVEEVSPMYIDGVAVSSSKIRNALNEGDIRTANRYLGYTYSIQGKVIPGYQVGRTMGFPTANIEVDDSLKLITANGVYACRIQWKGREFNGMGNIGNRPTLDRNDHTVEVHIFDFDHEIYGDLLIISWMDRIRDEVRFADLEALRRQLEQDRITVLTILESNT; this is encoded by the coding sequence GTGAAAATCTACAGGGGCATTGATGAGTTTAAGGGCACTGATTTTCCGGTAGTGACCGTGGGAACCTTCGATGGTGTTCACCTGGGTCACCAGAAGATCATTAACCGTTTGAAGGAAGTTGCGGAGGGAAAAGGCGGTGAAACGGTTGTGATCACCTTTGAACCGCATCCCCGTTCGGTCATCTATCCGGATTCCTGGAACCTGAAGCTGATCAATTCCCCGCAGAAAAAGACGGAACTCCTGCAGAAGACCGGCATCGATCATCTGGTGATCCTTCCATTTACGAAGGAACTCGCCAACATGACCTCCTATGAGTTTATCAGGCAGATTCTGGTGGAAGGGATCAAAATGAAATCGATCGTGGTTGGTTTTGACCACCACTTCGGAAAGGACCGGCTGGGGAATCACCATAGTCTCCGGGATTTCGGTAACAGCCTGGATTTTGAGGTTGAGGAAGTTTCTCCGATGTATATTGACGGTGTGGCAGTCAGTTCCTCAAAAATCCGGAATGCATTGAATGAAGGCGATATACGAACGGCGAACCGGTATCTGGGATATACCTATTCGATCCAGGGGAAAGTCATTCCCGGTTATCAGGTAGGCAGGACGATGGGTTTTCCCACAGCCAACATTGAGGTTGACGATTCGTTGAAGCTGATTACGGCCAACGGGGTCTATGCCTGCCGGATCCAATGGAAAGGCAGGGAGTTCAACGGGATGGGAAATATCGGGAACAGGCCTACACTGGACCGAAACGATCATACGGTTGAGGTCCATATCTTTGACTTTGACCACGAGATCTACGGGGATTTACTGATCATCAGCTGGATGGACAGGATCCGCGACGAAGTCAGGTTCGCTGATCTGGAGGCGTTGCGCAGGCAACTGGAGCAAGATAGGATTACGGTGTTAACGATCCTGGAAAGCAATACCTGA
- a CDS encoding gliding motility lipoprotein GldH — translation MQRILIALLFLFLWFPFACKRDKGLTVFNSFPERAWSRFEKQSFDFRIADNSFPYDLMLILRHSENYPFGNLYVNVVTEMPGGEERSMEHDFKMKDSDGAFLSRVKEEGYREITFPLHTGLHFAEEGSCSVEIENLIPKIEIPGVLELGVILQRSSPE, via the coding sequence TGTTTCTTTGGTTCCCTTTCGCCTGCAAAAGAGATAAGGGCCTGACCGTGTTCAACTCATTTCCGGAAAGGGCATGGTCCCGGTTTGAAAAACAATCCTTTGATTTCAGGATAGCAGATAATTCGTTTCCTTATGATTTGATGCTGATCCTTCGCCATTCAGAGAATTATCCGTTTGGGAACCTCTATGTGAATGTCGTAACGGAAATGCCCGGAGGTGAAGAAAGGAGCATGGAGCATGATTTTAAAATGAAAGATTCTGACGGAGCATTCTTATCCCGTGTGAAAGAAGAAGGATACCGTGAAATCACCTTTCCGCTCCATACAGGATTGCATTTTGCGGAAGAAGGAAGCTGCAGCGTTGAAATTGAAAATCTTATCCCAAAAATTGAGATCCCGGGTGTTTTGGAGCTTGGAGTCATTCTGCAACGAAGTTCGCCGGAATAA